The nucleotide sequence CAACACCCGACCCCTCATCCTGCTCCTCATCCATCACATCCTCTCCCGAACTCTTCCCCTCGCTCTCTTCTGCCCTAACCTCTTCCCAAATCCAATCAATCCTAAACCTCCTTCTTGCATTCCAAGCCGACCAGCAAGTAGTCAATGATGTTCACTGTGCTCTCTTGGGTTACGAAGTAACAAGTACTCCAACAAGCACCACCCCGGCTTTCAGCCACCCCTCCTCGGTTGAGGAGGGGACGGGGGAGGTGGGTTACCATTTCACCCAATGGCTAACAGTAGGAGCGCAAAACCAATCCGTCCGTAACCTTCAAATCCGCCTCAATGAGCTCGGCTACACTATCGCTCAACAAGGCCCAGGCTCCCCCTCAAACGAAACCACCTACTTTGGCCCTGCTACGGAGTCCGCCCTCCGCCGACTCCAATGCGACCTCCTCTCCGTCTGCTCCGGCACACCTGCCACGACAGGATATGGAGCGACGGGACCGAGGACGAGAGAGGTGTTGAATGGAAATTAGTCATTTGTCATTAAATCTCATTGGTCATTGATTCGTCATTAGTCATTGGAAATTTGGCATTAGAATAAAATTCAATGAATCCCGTTAGAGAATCCATATGTCTTATACATAATTTGCTGGGAATTGCAGTTAAATGTGTTATTATCAGGGTATGGTAATAACGGAAAAGATGAACAATAGAATACGGGAACTTGCCGACGAATACGGCCTCAATGTGGTTGTGCTTTTCGGCTCGCAGGCGACGGGTAAAATTCATTCAAAAAGCGATGTTGATATCGCGGTTATCAGTCGAAAACCGGTTGAGAGAATCAAGTTGGTGTCCGAATTTTCCGACCTATTGAGAAGGGACGATGTTGAAGTTGTCAATTTGGTAAACGCTTCGCCAACTCTTATGCGTTCTGTAGTGGCGGATGGCAAGCTTTTATATGAAGCTGAAGAGGGCGCTTTTCTCCGATGGAAGATCTACGCGATAAAGATTTGGATGGAAACGGCATGGCTTAGAAAATTACGCGACAAAAAATTGGTTGAATGGGCCGCGCGGTCATAAACCGGAGATAATATAATGGAAGTATCAAACATCAAAAATAAGATAGAGAAGTTGCAGGAATATGTGGAGAAATTGTCTCCGTATGCCACCATGGAGACGGACATATTGTTGTCAAACGAAGAAAAGAGAGCAGCCATGGAACGCTGGTTTCTTCTCTTGGTTGATGAAGCTGTTGATATAAACGCGGTCATTTCGTATCAAATCGGAAAGAAGATTCCAGATTCATATCGTTCTTCTTTTGAAGGATTAGTTGAACTGGGTATTATTGACAGGGATTTTTCTGATAATATATCCGTATCGGCTAAAGTACGAAATCAAATGACTCATGACTACGAAAAGATACAACATAAAGAACTCATTGAACTTATGAAGAAATTCTTTGAAATGTATAAAAAATACACTCGTATCCTAATTGAAGAATTCATAAACCGTTCTCAATCTTAAGTTGACATATAGCAGGACAGATGGGCACCATCACTCCCGAATCGGGAGTGATGGTGCCCATCTGTCTCGATGTCTATATCGCGACTTATCCAAAAAAAGGCAAAATCGGGCAGGGGAGCCGTATAGGAGCCGGGGGGAAAGGAAACGCGGACTTAAAAAAGAATTTCAGAAAAACGCGGAAGTCCTGTAGTACCTTGAGTTACGAAATAGGTTTCTTGACGAAAAAGTCAGATTTCGAGCGAGCCGAAGTCAAAAATTTTGAATTTAATGCCAGAGGTATTGATGAAAAATTTTTGACAAGGTGTAGCCGAAATATGGGTTTTTCGGCAGAAATTTCCTATTTCGTAACTCAAGGTGTAGCATGAATTCTCATGGAAATCAAAAAGAACGTCTCGCTCGCGGAATTAACCACTTTTAAAATCGGTGGAAAAGCCAGATATTTTTGCGCTGTCCAGAGTGTTCCGGACTTGAAAAAAGCCGTTTCTTTCGCGAAAGATAAAAAACTTGATTTTTTAGTGCTTGGTGGCGGTTCAAATGTTTTGATGAGAGATGGGGTGTTAGAAGGGGTTGTTGTCAAAATGGAGATAAAAGGAATGGAATATACAGGGGCAATAAGTCAGAGTTTAAGAAAAAAAGAAAATGTCGCCTCGGGTGGTGAAAAGCAATCTCCTGAACTCAAAAAAACTCAATCGGTTTCAGAGACCCGCGTGTTTGTCCGTGTCGGGGCGGGTGAATGGTGGGACGGGTTTGCGAGGAATGTGGCAAAAAGGGGGCTTTGGGGAGTTGAAAATCTTTCCGGAATTCCGGGAACGGTCGGCGCGGCGCCAATACAAAATATCGGCGCCTACGGACAAGAGGTGGATGACACTGTTGTTTCCGTAGAGACCTTGAATACGGAGACGCTTGAAGAGCGCCGATTTTCAAACAAGCAGTGCCGGTTTGGCTATCGTGATTCTTTTTTTAAAACGAAAGAGGGCAAGAAGTATATTATAACCGCGGTTACATTCGCGCTCCGAAAAGACGGCAAGCCGAATGTTTCTTACCAAGATATTAAAAAAAAGATTGAAGATTTAGGAATTACGATTCAAGGATTAAGCCCGATGAAGATGAGGCAAATGGTAGTTGAGATAAGGTAAAAAAAGTTTCCGGATTTGAAAAAGTACGGGACGGCGGGGTCGTTTTTCAAGAACCCTGTCGTTTCGGAGAAAAAGTATGGGCAGTTGAAGAATAAATGGCCGGATATGCCGGGGTTTAGGGTTGAAGAAGGAATAAGGAAAAAGGAATTAGGGATAAAGATTTCGTTGGCGTGGATTTTGGATAAAATATTAGAAGTTCATAAAGTAGAAAGTTATAAAGTTCGTAAAGTTAAAGGAGGAGTGGGATGTTTTGAAAATCAGCCGATTGTGGTCGTTAATTATGGGAACGCAAGCGCCAAAGAGGTCCTTGAGCTGTCTGCCAGAATAAGCAAGGAGGTAAAAAACAAAACTGGAATTGAGATAGAAAAGGAAGTGAGAGTCGTAAACACAAAAGGGAAGTCGTTTACGTAAAAAAGCGAAAAAACGATTGAAAACAAAATCCCCGCGAGGGGATTTTGTTTATCTCGGAGCTTACGGCTCCGGAGATTTAACGGCGACGTCGAGAGGCCTTGCGCTTTGTCGTCTTTTTCTTAGTTGACTTGCGCTTGGCGACCTTTTTCTTTGTTGCTTTTCGTTTCTTTGCCATATGGTTTTAGAGACACAGGAGATTCGGAATATTTTCGTACGTGCGTGTCTCGAAATTATGTTGCTAATTTATGCACGCGACAATGTTTCGACCTCAATTAATTTTCAAAATTTTGAAAACCATCGTGAACAATGTTCATTGTCGCGTCACTACATAAATTATCTAACATAAAAATTATTTTTACAATGATTTTTTAAAAAAAAAATGTGGATAACTTATTTTTGAAAAATATTTTTTTGTTCAAATTATTTTGTTTAAATTTTGTTGTTGCATTTCTGTTATGCTATTTGTGCGACAGTACAAATAGCATAACAGAAACTTTTGTGAAGCGCTCGGCCGAAGAAAAAGTTTTACCAAAGATGTTTAACTTGAAATGATGTTTAACCGAAAATGTTTAACATTTTTCGGTGGCGGTTGATTAAAATCAAAAAGTGGATAGGCGCGCGTAAAAATGCTAAAATACTCAAATGCTAAAATTTCTGAAAAGTATTTTTGGAGACGAAAACAAGTCCAGAATAAAGGCCCTTTATCCTCTGTTGGAGAAAGTCAATTCTTTGGAAAAGGACATTTCAGCGCTAACTGACGAGGAAATGCGTGGAAAATCGGCTCTTTTTAAAGTTCGGGCCGTAAATGGAGAGATAGACGACCTTTTGCCGGAAAGTTTCGCTTTAGTCCGAGAGGCGGCTTTGCGAACTCTCGGACAGAGGCATTTTGACGTTCAAATTATCGGCGGAATCGCCATGCATAAAGGTTCCATAGCCGAGATGCGAACGGGAGAAGGAAAAACGTTGGTGGCGACTCTTCCGGCATATTTGAACGCCCTTTCCGGCAAGGGAGTGCATGTTGTTACGGTCAACGATTACCTTTCAAGAAGAGATGCCGTGTGGATGGGACAGATATACCATTTTTTGGGGCTTTCGGTGGGATGCATAACATCGGACGGATCCTATCTGTATGACCCATTTCATAGTGAAAAAGCGATGGCTCCAAAAAATGGAATTTCCAATTTCCAATTTCCAATTTCCAAACAAATTCCAAATTCTAATAACCAAAATTCAAAACAGGAAATACAAGACGGATTAGATAAAACGCGGGACGAGATTGGCGGATTCAAGGTTGTGCATGAGTTTCTACGGCCGTGTTCAAGAAAAGAAGCGTACTCGGCGGATATTACTTACGGCACAAACAACGAATTCGGTTTTGACTATTTGAGAGACAACATATCCTACAATAAAGAGGACATTAGGCAGAGAAATTATCATTTTGCCATTGTTGACGAAATTGACTCAATACTAATAGACGAGGCCAGAACCCCTCTTATAATCTCCGCGCCATCGGAAGAGTCAGAGGACTTGTACGGAAAGTTTGCGAAACTTTCTCTTCAAATGGAAGCGGGCAAGGACTACGAAGTGGACGAAAAATTGAAAGCCATAACGCTGACTGACGCCGGAATAGAAAAAGCTGAAAAGTTTTTGGCAGTTGACAATATTTACACGGACAAAGGCATAAAATACGTGCATCATTTGGAGACGGCGGTACGCGCCAAAGCTCTTTTCCATATGGATAAAGAGTATGTCGTGCGAGACGGGCAGGTGGTGATAGTGGATGAGTTTACCGGACGTTTACAGCCGGGCAGACGGTGGAGTGAAGGCCTGCATCAGGCAATAGAAGCCAAGGAGGGCGTGAAAGTTGAGAGAGAGTCAAGAACTTTCGCTTCCATAACTTTTCAAAATTATTTTCGGCTTTACGAAAAACTTGCCGGTATGACGGGAACCGCGAAGACATCATCTGAAGAGTTTTATAAAGTTTACGGCCTTCACACGACGGAAGTTCCCACAAACAAGTCCGTGGCCCGAGAGGACCACAACGATTTTATTTTCCAAACGGAAAAAGGTAAGTTCAAGGCAATAGCCCGAAAAGTCAAAGAGTTAAACCAAAAAGGCCAACCGGTTCTTATCGGCACCGTGTCTATTGAGAACAACGAGATGTTGTCGCGGTATCTTCAAACCGAAGGTGTGGCGCACGAGGTTCTAAACGCCAAAAACCATGAAAGAGAGGGGGAGATAATAGCTCAAGCCGGCAGAGTCGGCGCCGTTACCATAGCTACCAACATGGCCGGCCGAGGGGTAGACATAAAACTTGGTGGCAATCCGGCGACTCCAGAGCAGTATGAAGAAGTAAAAAACAAAGGAGGACTTTTTGTCTTGGGAACAGAAAGACACGAAGCAAGACGAATAGATAACCAGCTTCGGGGCCGTTCAGGAAGACAGGGTGACCCCGGGGAGACGCAGTTTTTCGTTTCTCTGGAGGACTCGCTGATGCGAGTTTTCGCGTCAGATACCATAAAGAGAATGATGGGGCGTTTTGGCATTGCCGAGGACGAGCCGATTGAAAACAGGATTATTACGAGGTCTTTGGAAGCGGCCCAGACGAAAATAGAGGGTTTCCACTTTGATTCCAGAAAGCATGTTTTGGAGTATGACAACGTGTTGAACCGCCAAAGAAAAACCATTTACGAAAAAAGAAGAAAGATGCTTCTGGGCGGAAAAAAAGAAGTTGATGATTTTCTTTCCGAAAAAATTTCAAAGGATGAAAAAGTTTCAAGCGTCATTGAAAAGAAAAAGCAAGAGCTCGGAGAAAATGAGTTCTTTGAAAACGCTCGGCGACTCATACTGCAGGTTATAGACATGCACTGGGTGGAGCATTTGGAAGTGATGGATTACTTGCGAGGAAGCGTGAATTTGCGCGCCTATGGTCAAAGAGACCCTTTGATTGAATACAAAAAGGAGGGACTTCGGCTTTTTAAAGAAATGGAAAATGGCATAGACAACACCATAATACAGGCACTGCCTTCACTTGTCGGGAAAAACTTGCCGAGGGAGAAGGTTGATTTGAAGGAGGTTCACGAAAGTCCGCTTTTGAGTAAGATGGAAAGGGACGCGGGCGCGGCCGCCTCGGCCGCGCCCGCTCAATCCGTCCGCCCCCGTTTTTCCGCAAGCCGTAACGACCCATGTCCATGTGGGAGCGGGAAGAAGTATAAAAAGTGTCATGGAAAGTGAAAAGAAAAAAAGCAAAATCGTAGTGGCGGTTTCGGGAGGATTTGACCCTGTGCATATCGGGCATGTTAGAATGTTTGAAGAGGCGAAAGCTTTAGGCGACAAACTTGTGGTAATATTGAATAATGACAAC is from bacterium and encodes:
- a CDS encoding nucleotidyltransferase domain-containing protein; translation: MVITEKMNNRIRELADEYGLNVVVLFGSQATGKIHSKSDVDIAVISRKPVERIKLVSEFSDLLRRDDVEVVNLVNASPTLMRSVVADGKLLYEAEEGAFLRWKIYAIKIWMETAWLRKLRDKKLVEWAARS
- a CDS encoding DUF86 domain-containing protein; translated protein: MEVSNIKNKIEKLQEYVEKLSPYATMETDILLSNEEKRAAMERWFLLLVDEAVDINAVISYQIGKKIPDSYRSSFEGLVELGIIDRDFSDNISVSAKVRNQMTHDYEKIQHKELIELMKKFFEMYKKYTRILIEEFINRSQS
- a CDS encoding FAD-binding protein, yielding MEIKKNVSLAELTTFKIGGKARYFCAVQSVPDLKKAVSFAKDKKLDFLVLGGGSNVLMRDGVLEGVVVKMEIKGMEYTGAISQSLRKKENVASGGEKQSPELKKTQSVSETRVFVRVGAGEWWDGFARNVAKRGLWGVENLSGIPGTVGAAPIQNIGAYGQEVDDTVVSVETLNTETLEERRFSNKQCRFGYRDSFFKTKEGKKYIITAVTFALRKDGKPNVSYQDIKKKIEDLGITIQGLSPMKMRQMVVEIR
- the secA gene encoding preprotein translocase subunit SecA, which translates into the protein MLKFLKSIFGDENKSRIKALYPLLEKVNSLEKDISALTDEEMRGKSALFKVRAVNGEIDDLLPESFALVREAALRTLGQRHFDVQIIGGIAMHKGSIAEMRTGEGKTLVATLPAYLNALSGKGVHVVTVNDYLSRRDAVWMGQIYHFLGLSVGCITSDGSYLYDPFHSEKAMAPKNGISNFQFPISKQIPNSNNQNSKQEIQDGLDKTRDEIGGFKVVHEFLRPCSRKEAYSADITYGTNNEFGFDYLRDNISYNKEDIRQRNYHFAIVDEIDSILIDEARTPLIISAPSEESEDLYGKFAKLSLQMEAGKDYEVDEKLKAITLTDAGIEKAEKFLAVDNIYTDKGIKYVHHLETAVRAKALFHMDKEYVVRDGQVVIVDEFTGRLQPGRRWSEGLHQAIEAKEGVKVERESRTFASITFQNYFRLYEKLAGMTGTAKTSSEEFYKVYGLHTTEVPTNKSVAREDHNDFIFQTEKGKFKAIARKVKELNQKGQPVLIGTVSIENNEMLSRYLQTEGVAHEVLNAKNHEREGEIIAQAGRVGAVTIATNMAGRGVDIKLGGNPATPEQYEEVKNKGGLFVLGTERHEARRIDNQLRGRSGRQGDPGETQFFVSLEDSLMRVFASDTIKRMMGRFGIAEDEPIENRIITRSLEAAQTKIEGFHFDSRKHVLEYDNVLNRQRKTIYEKRRKMLLGGKKEVDDFLSEKISKDEKVSSVIEKKKQELGENEFFENARRLILQVIDMHWVEHLEVMDYLRGSVNLRAYGQRDPLIEYKKEGLRLFKEMENGIDNTIIQALPSLVGKNLPREKVDLKEVHESPLLSKMERDAGAAASAAPAQSVRPRFSASRNDPCPCGSGKKYKKCHGK